A stretch of DNA from Manihot esculenta cultivar AM560-2 chromosome 7, M.esculenta_v8, whole genome shotgun sequence:
CAAGAATGAAGAGGTTGTTCAGAAGTTCCATGCTATAGTGAGAACACACTTCAGAGGACCACTAAAGCCACCTTTTAATGAGGAAGCAAGGAAATCCGCTGGATTTGGCCCTCAATGGTATGAACCACTTGCTGTCAAAGAGGTCAATCCAGAATGCCTACAGTAGCTCGATTCAGGATGCAGTTTTATACAAATGTGAGGataatcgatttttttttttccgataaatattattttaagctATTGTCTTTTATCAGCAATGCCCTATATGAGTTTTAAAAACTTCTTCAGTTGGAAAATTGAATTGACAGTTCGTGCAATGCTGCTACCTTATGTGCATTTGTTTTCAATACGTGTCGTAGCGAATCCCATTGTCAAGAGAGAAATTCTTAGATGATCCAGTCCACCATAAACTATGACAAATAGAAGTGGATTTCATGTAATTTTTTCATGGAGAGATTTACTTTCCTGTGTCTTGGGTCTACCGAACCAAATCCAgaaattttttttccatttttaagAAACTTCTGCAATCCATTTTTTGGTGTTTCTTGTTAGCATAATCGTTTTACATTTTGCAAGCCAATAAATTCGCAAACCAATAAAATCCCACATGCCCTTAACATGCAATGCATACTCATAGCCTCCCTTAGTttcatagaaaataatttatatatgtgaaaaatatgTTCCAGTAAAAGTATTTTTCATTCTTTTGGTTGTAatgctaaaaaataaataaataataaatttatatataaaaattagtgatgttaataagattattaaattataaaacatgACCTTATCCTTTGCATCCTTTAAAGTATTAGACATAAAATTATTTAGCAACATTTAATAGTTTTGATTTACAGCTCATTGTCAAagcattttttttcttctttcagttGGTATATatgttcaatttaaatttaatcaaactcatttcctttcaattATTTCCGAAAGTGCTGTTATTTACATTTCAAGTAAGTAATTTAGTTTTACTGCAATCAAGTAAATATTTCAGCAGAACGATTcatcttttaaattataatttactttCTAAGCAACACAATTTACAATTTAGAAAAAAAGTAAACACAATTTACTTTTCTAAGTACacaattatttacttttttaaaatgtccaatttatgtttttctaacacAATGGCTTGCATTTTTAAAGCATTCGATTTATTTTCTCGTACAAAACAATTTATATTAACATTTTATTAGAAATATAGTCGCTTTCATTAATTGGTATAATAATTACTATAAGtacttaataaataaaattaattaaaaataaaatttttaaaataaaataacgtaTTAGAAATTGACTTTATAGCTTAGGAAGTATaatgtataaaataaaattaaatgaaaaaaattattataactaaagattgatatattaatatttttgatgCGACTGACAAGAATTAAAATGTGATTGGTCAATctgcaaaaaagaaaatatgaagTGATTGGTACTTACGAGCGGTCACTCCGATATTCAAGTCAAGTTAGAATGTGTACCTTAGAATGAGTGTGTTAGAATGCGTACTTCATCTCTGTGCACAtttgcttttatactgtaagatgGAACTGATTAtcgaattttctaaaaatctaACTGGCACTAGCTAATGGATTAGAGATTTTGTGTTTATAGTTGTAGTTGAGATCTGCTAGATTACATCTACTAACGGTAACTTTCTATAAACACTTACGTACTCAGGAATGGGTGAGTCTTGGTGGAACACGAGCGTTATGGTGTCTTGGTCTTCCTTCCTATGGGTGAGACCTCTGTTACCGCGTATCAGCTTATTAGACCCATGCCATGTGGTCTTCtcttatggtgacaactcatgGCTTATTTTGGGCGATTATTATGTTCGCATCAGAGGTCCCTCCACTAGTTTTCGATTCTTCAAATTCGAAGGTTACAATTATCTTCACAACCTTGGACATGTGGCATGTCCAAATTGGGGCTTCATGCTCGTATGCTTCGACTGTTCTGATGATAAATGGTGTTGCTTTGCTTCTTGAGTCGGcgagaattaataaatttaacattCAAACCTTCATCGGCCagctaaatgtttttaaaatttttattaatgggactaacacctagaCATTTATATAGCAGTTACTCGCCTTGCAGCTTAGACataaatgctcttaaaaatttttattaacaggactaacactcggatatTTTGCCTGATGGTTATCCGCCTTATGACTTAGGCATAAATAtccttaaaaatttttcttaacgggactaacacccggatatTTTTCTTAGTAGTTACCCGCATTGTGGTGCTTTTTGACAAAAATTGCCTTAGCACCCGAGGACTCACCCAGCAGTAACCCGCCTTATAGCTCGCCTGACAGTGACTTGCCTTATAGCGTCAGCTTAAAATGCCTTCAATAATTTCGTTAATGGGACTAACATCCAGTCAAATGTCTAACGGTTACTCACCTTGTGGCTCGCCTTGCGGTTACCCGCCTCGTGGCGTCAGCATAAAAATTCATTGAATAATTTCATtggcgggactaacactcggtcatCGGTCTGCCGAATACTCACCTCGTGACCTTGGTATAAAATGTCTTAATTAATGGGACTAACATCCGGTTGTCAGCCTGGCGGATACCCGTTGATGACAGTCGGGCCctaggcgctcaggcctcggttAAGCCCACGCTAGAAAGACTGGATTTTAGTCTTATTAGGACCAAATGTATGGGCCTACTCCTTGAACAAGCCCAGGACTTGCCCCGATGAGTCAAGTTGGATGCGGACCTGCATGTGAGAGACCTGGCCTCAGATATCCGTTAGCCCCGTGTGACAACGAATCCTGTAATGTTTGAGATTGTGTTCAAGTGGTACCTGATGAAATTAAATGGCTGCCTGATGAAATTAAATGGCTACCTGATGGTAGAAAATGACACAGTACATTCATACGTATGGCCAACGTTATTATGACAGGGGAGTAGGAGTACAAGCGCAGGACGACGTTTACATGTTATTAGAGgacaaaagagagaagaaataaAATGAAACGAGGGGGAGAAACGAACCAAACTTACCAAAATATACTCTCAACCTGACCCCTTACTAAATCTCAaccatcaattggcgccgtctgtgtgAACACATACATCACAGGAATACATATCTACTAATTGGTACTAGTcggattttcataaaatatagtAACTAACTCCACAGATGAATATAGAAACCAAGGTACGCATTTTTACATAACTACTTTTGAGTTCAAAACATTTTATTACACTCGCcatttttcagtttattgaTTTGAGCGTCGGAGTAGCTGTCATAAATGTCAATCACTTCACTTTCTTTTACTTGCAGATTGACCAATCGCAATATAATTCTATTTCAGCCACACCAGTAATAATTCTAATATTATAATAGAAGGACAGTAATGTACCTAAAGCATTGTTTATAACCAAAAaagtagaaaattttattataatatttttcttataataagattgtattttattaatatgatgttgtgtataaattaaaattcatttaaaaaaattatttcaaaactATTTAAGAAGACAATAGTAATGATAAATAATGTAGATTTAATaagcaaaaaattaattaataaaaataattaaaatgctagtgaaagaaaagcaaacattaaaaaacaattaaattatcgTACAAATAATTatgtgatttaaaattaaaataaattaaataaaatttaaaaattaattgataagattaaattaataaaaatttaaaggggGTCTAGCATTATTcttattgatttaaaaaaattaaattgaaaagaaaaaggtagGAGGTAAAATTATttcactaaaaataaaaatatattaaaaagataataaaaataataataaatttaataattaaatagctAAATATTTAAAGTGGTTAATATGACAAAAAATAAGTATTAAAGATATTATAAAAAGAATTGATATAAGTTGAGTTTGCTTGTTATAGAATATTAATTGGaagcaaataattttatatattcttttatatttttttaataagtcatgaaattaatttaaataataattttattatctagtTTAAAAAaccttatttaaaaattataatcttcttgtatttttatatattcattgagatttttttcaaataacttgaaaaataatttaaataataaaattatcagctatttgtaaaattaaattttaaatgataaaattatctactaatttaaaaattaagtactATTATgatctattttaataatttttattttgaaatttgaccttattatatctatttttaaattttcttaataaattcaaagattaatttaaataataattatattatctaGTTTAAAATAtcagtatttaattttatggtaTTTTTATATATCCTTTGAGAGGTTTTAAGtaactctaaaaataatttaaaaaataaaattattatctattttaaaaattaaattttaaatgataaaattatcagttattttaaaaattaaatattattgaaaataaattaaaggttTAAGCATATTTTGAAAAATCTCAATATTCTTACAAGAGATATGATTTATTTTAGTAATacgtattttgaaatttaattttattatatttttatatatactttCAGGTTTTTTAATAAgctgtaaaattaatttaaataataattttatcaaacagtttaaaaatattcttattttaaaaattataatctttttatatattcattgagattttttaaataaatctaaaaataatctaaataataaaattatcatctgtttttaaaattaaaattttaaatgaataaaattataaactaCGTATTATTGTAgtcaattttaataattcttattttgaaatttaatcttattatatatatttttaatttttttaacaaaatttaaaattaattttagtaataattttattatttagttttaaattatccttatttaaatttattttatttttatatatcatttaagatttttttacgTAAATCTaaacataatttaaataataaaattattaaatattttaaaaattaaatattattataaataatttaaagattaagaatattttaaataattccaATATTTCTCACTTTCATATATATTACATATTAATTAAAtgtaagaaaaaatataaattaattagttagaAGACTTTCTAGAGTGTCAATAGCAGTAGCACCAAGGAATTAGTTTTCTTTCCCACTTGCTGCTCGTTGTTTTGTGAAGAGATTTTAAGACCACACCATAAGAATATCGTAAAGTGTCAACTtgtcaaaaatatatatatatatataattttgaacTCACATATATTTAGTCTGATGATAAGTGTATCAGAGTAAATTTAAGAGTTCTCAAATTCTACACTTTTAATTCTcaattctcaatttttaattttcaattcccaattaaaaaaaaaaaaacacttcaaaatttattaacaataatttagtaataaatttttatgcattgcTAAATTTACTCACAAATATAATAATGAATTGCCAAATCCATTATAAAATTTAGGTTCCGTACGTGTAGAATATAATttgtattaataaatattttatataaaaaatatttttaataaaataatttatttttaattgtttaattttaatttaaaaaataaaatatattaataaatctattaaataaagatattaataaaattttcatgaaaaatattttttttaaaaaaaaagaaaattatttttcataaatgagttaaattttctttttgttaattaatttttctcaatattttaattacaaaaaaaattaaaaaatatttccttGAAAAAttctttttgaaatttttttaaaaaaatattttcatgaaacaaatagaattaataataaattgcaatctattattaaatttcaattcgttactagattttattattaatttaataatgaatttacgaattaattactaaatttgcatataattttaatttatacgaTTTAGTAACAGATATCAATTCATTAGTAAATACAGTAATGTCCATTACCAAAAATTCACTTAATACTAAGATAATTTTCACATGcagtattttaattttggttatatttttaattttatcattcaacttaaattttattcttaaaattcttttaattttgattttattatcataaaattcattattaCCTGTTATTATAGGTTCAGaggttaaaaaatatatatataaaatatttttttctctattttctaaTAACTTTTgtccaattttttttattaatctcattCAAAAAAACACATGTTTAGTTTTTTAccataattttaaactaaaatattatttgttaaatatattattaattttaaggaattatattattattattattattaatgagatatttgtttattttgattattttagttATTATCTAATTATACTGTCAGtattttctaatatattttaatttgtagaattttttttaatcatgttaattgttaatttttaataaagcatgtaaattataaaagaaaaaatttagagcattgaattaatttattttttagaaaatatttttacttgttaaaatatgtaaattattttcaatactGGCaacttataataatattataataataataatatttaacaaattaaaattaaaattaataatattatagtaatatttaaatttttttgaattaatacaaaatacttgaatatctatttattattcaatttcaTGAAAAGACAAATAAGTAAGAAAAGGAAAAACATTTAgttctatttaaaataattaaaaagtttatatttaatcattagaaatagtaaaaattaattttacatataatatgttggtttaaatatattagtattagttaaaatacttaaaatctttcaaatttgaattagaAAAATTAGATTATGTAAGaagtagaaaagaaaaataatattttaattaattagctaAAAAATCTGCAATAAAAGATAATAGGgagtttaataatatttaaaaaaataaatttaatattcaaattaaaaatataataaaattgatttaCCGCAAAcaaaaattactacttaataCAAATCTGATATTGATAATTAAAATCCAACTGAATCATTTAgtaagattgatttgattaaaaattaaatataatctgATTCGATTTAAGCTAAATTATGATTgttaaaatcgaattgaattatttaatcagatcgatttaattaaaaatcaaatataatCTGAAACCAAATCTGATTCGATTTAAGGCAAAAaccttttttcataaaattatctaataggaaaaaaaaatcttttgtgATAGGCAGCAAGACTCTGTCCTTGGTACCCCATATCATGTGACCAAGAGGCTTGCCCTTTGAACCGGGCATTTTatatgttaatattttaaactaTGAATTTTATAACCAATgtcttaaattatattaaaataaaataataaataacaaataatagaTAACAATCATAAAGagaagataaaaaattataatgtcaataattaatatttttaataatttattttattacttaaattaaattaattacattattttattatttcttttaatcatttaaattgAGAATATAATTTTCTCGATTTCTCCTCTCCTCATTTAATTTAGGAAGACTTTGTAGTGCGTCAAGGGCAGTGGTTTCCAAGCAACTAAGTAATTAGACTGATTTCCCCATTTTTGGCAAATGGGAAAATAAGACTTTGAACAGTTTATTTGTTCAAAGTAAACAGAAGGTCGTACTTGCTTAAGACTAAAAAACAAACCTAAAGACTAAGCAAAGACCAAGAAGTTcagatatttatatatattgacagcaatatttcataattttaaaaactatttatataaataaataaataaattacatataTGAATTATGAAAATAAGATAGACTTAATAATTTCATCTattcaaaattttcataaattaaccCCTTGTTGAAGGCAAGACTTTTACAAGTCTTTCCTACTAAACATATATAGAAACTAAGCACTATAAATAGATACAGAAACTCCATTTATTCCCACCAAACAAAAGCACTAATTTCCAACCTCAATTGATTGGTAGTCGGAGAATTTTAGCAGTTCAATCCAATGATTCCTAAAACCTTCCAACTTTTTGGAGCCATTTTGCTTCTCTTCTTGATTCAGTTACCGAACACCATCCAATCAAAACCAAGTGGAAACCCTTTTGGGTTCATCCAGCGCCTTGAGGGATGCCACAAGGGTGAATCTGTAAGTGGGCTCAAGGATCTTAAACGATATCTTGAGAAATTTGGCTACTTGAATTATGCCAAAAATAGCGGCAACAACCATGCAAATGATGATGAGTTTGATGATCTTTTGGAGGGAGCGATCAAGGATTACCAACACTTCTATCACCTGAAAGCCACTGGAGTCCTAGACAATAGCACAGTGTCTCAAATGATGAAACCTAGATGTGGGGTCCCAGATGTTGTTAGAAATGGCACAAATAATCACTACCATAATCCCAAATCTATCCATTCAGTAGCCCATTTCAACTTCTTCCCTGGACCCCGAAGATGGCCAGCTGAGAGAAGCCATTTAAGATACAGGTTTCGTTCCAGTGTCCAAGTCCCTGGAACTGAAAACTTCAGGTCCATATGTGCACAAGCATTTCAGAGATGGGCACAAGTTACCCACTTCACATTCGAGGAAGTTGATGCTAATTCTGAGGCAGAAATCGAGATTGGATTTCACAGGAGGTTCCATGGAGATAGTGACCCCTTTGATGGAAGGTCAGGGACTTTAGCACATGCAAGTGCACCAACTCATGGAAGGTGCCATTTTGATGGAGATGAGATATGGAGTGCAAATCCTGGACCTAATGAGGTGGACTTGGAATCAGTTGCAGTGCATGAAATCGGGCATCTTCTAGGTCTAAACCATAGTGAAGACCCAAATGCTATAATGTATGCTAGATTCAGTTATGGGATTACCAAAAGGGATTTGGGTACTGATGATATTCAAGGAATTCGTACTCTGTATGGATTGCAGTAATGAGTTCATTATTCTTATTACAATAAGAGCAACTGAGATCCAATATGCTTTGGAGGGTTTAGTGCTACGTAgtttgaataataatattttttataattctcaTTTGTATCACtaggaaatatataaataaaagaaatctcATGGTTTTGTAATTTCAAATCCTTTTAAAGCTATATGACTTCTTTATAAAATCTCTACACAAAGAtgttaaaaaaaacaataaaatgttttaatataagtttattttatgtacgaattaaactttttataaaaaaaaagattataatAGTTCATTCTCGGCGATTCTTAAAGGTGTtatatttacaaattttaattatCGTTACTGAgtatgattaattaaatttatataatacgttaatattattttcatttgattattattttaattttaccgtctttttaaatgataaaattatttaaaattacttatCTTACAAATCAAAATACGtaagtaaaaaattataaatgcatgtattttttttgctttgatttgtaAAGGTTATTACAAAATCATGATTTATGCCTTTACTTCAAAACATAAGGTTTAAagtaaaaatgaataaatactTCTTTACAAACTATAATTTCTAAATCTAATAAGCGAAAAGAGGCATAACTCTGTCAGAAAAATAGATTTTAGAAGGAGCTTGTGTAATTATAGAACTtgagaaaattataaaacttaATACAGAATTAAAACAGATAAATCAATATGTAGAATGATTTGATTTAAGTTTCTGTCCttgaattttttatgatttttcaatATCCAGAACTATAAATATTGATTTGCCATACAAACAtagggatttttttttaaatttcagatttatctagttttttttataaaacgtAATTACTTTACAATCATTTGACCGTTATCTTAATTTTACAGTCTCTTAGATAATAAACGTGATAGGATGTAAATTCTGCCTatttagcatatgttttaacatatttaatttaatttgattctgctaaatattttctttttctttttgtaatatTAGTAGATTTTAgacatttttgaaaaaaaactcTATTTTGAAAGTTTATTTGTAGATTTTAgacatttttgaaaaaaaattctattttgAAAGTTTTAGGTAAAAACTTAAGTTGAAGTCATAAACTTAGCATTGGGCACGTCTCACGCTGTGAGCATAACTTCTATTACACTACAAAACATTTATGGATTACCAATGGATTTTTCTGTTGGTAATCTTGTAAAAATCCATTGGTAAATAAATTACCAACGGATTACTAATTGATTACGATCCGTTGTTAAAAAGTTCGTTGGTAAATTTTTACCAACGGATTTACTAATGGAATTTCCGTTACTATTACTAATGGattttaaatccgttagtaaattgagggaaataatatgagaaaataatatgaataataatatagatagaaagaaaatgatagaaagaaaatgatagaagaaaataatatgagaggaaaatgatatgaatgataattatag
This window harbors:
- the LOC110618618 gene encoding metalloendoproteinase 3-MMP, which encodes MIPKTFQLFGAILLLFLIQLPNTIQSKPSGNPFGFIQRLEGCHKGESVSGLKDLKRYLEKFGYLNYAKNSGNNHANDDEFDDLLEGAIKDYQHFYHLKATGVLDNSTVSQMMKPRCGVPDVVRNGTNNHYHNPKSIHSVAHFNFFPGPRRWPAERSHLRYRFRSSVQVPGTENFRSICAQAFQRWAQVTHFTFEEVDANSEAEIEIGFHRRFHGDSDPFDGRSGTLAHASAPTHGRCHFDGDEIWSANPGPNEVDLESVAVHEIGHLLGLNHSEDPNAIMYARFSYGITKRDLGTDDIQGIRTLYGLQ